Sequence from the Gallus gallus isolate bGalGal1 chromosome 12, bGalGal1.mat.broiler.GRCg7b, whole genome shotgun sequence genome:
GCACTAGTGTCAGCCCCCGCCTGACAGCTTGCAGATGCTCTGCTCTCACCAGTCACAGCACTGGAAGCAAATTAAGCTTGGTGACTgcaagctgcagcacacaggggCTTGCCACCAAAAAGGAGCACAGAGCCCTTTCAGAGCAGGAAGAGGAGCTGGCCTCAAGTGCCCATAGAAAGAGACTTCCTCCCTCTTCATATGAATGCTGAGAGTTGGTGACATCAAACTATGGTCTGAAATATTAAGAAGAGCTTAAGAATAAGTAAGAGATGCCAATAGAGTTAGGGTAGTTGGAAATATTGACTTCACATTCAAATGTACACATCCTTGCTTCTACTTGTATCTCAGTGCTACCTTTTCTCTATCTCATGCTGATGTCTAGCTTCTCCTGTGTAGCCAGCTACTGCAGCTGATCTCTGCCAGCTGCCCAGCTTCTTCAGCTCACCCCGTTTCAAATCAACACACCAGGCTTTGTTATTGCATGCCTTCCCACTTTGTTTGCAGCTAGTTCCTAACATATCAATCCATCCTTGGTAAAAATGTGTCAGAATTGTTTTGACAGAAGCCATCCAGAGTGATCAAATTCAAGACCACTGTTAGCAGTGTAATTAAATGCATACAATAAACAACAGATTATGATCTGATACCTTAGTACTCCACAGACTCAAACTTCAAGTTCTTTAGTGAGGATTTATAGGGCTTAATTAACATTATTCTTCTCCTTGGACAGAATTAAACATGCCTCTGCCACAATGGCTTTCCAAAAGACAACATCCTGGAAAAAGATACATAAGTGACCCGGAGAAGAGACAGCATCCTGGAAAAAGAGATGTTGAGGAAAAAGCATCTTTTGGAGACATTCAGAAGAGACAGCATTTAGGGAAAACAGAAGTAGAAGGCTACCTTGTCAACTACCTGGAGCTGAAAAAGCGACAGCATCCTGGCAGAAGGTCACTGTGGGACCAGTCCACTGACATCTCTAGTTCACAGCTAACTTACTTAAATGAGTTATCCAAAAGACAGCATCCAGGCAGAAGATATCTGATGTATAAACACCAGCATCCTAGCAAGAGGGGCTGGAATGATGAGCTAGACCTAAGTGATCAAAACTGGGAGAAACATCAGCAGTTTGGAAACAGGGACAGGGATTCTGACAGCCCAGATTATACAGGTCCCTGTGACCTTCAGCAGTCTGCCATCTGTAACAAAGACAGCTTGTTGCTTGACTTAGCAGAAAAGTTTAGCAAAGAGGGGgtagaagaaaaacatcagcACCCAGGAAGGAGGTCAGCATGGGAGAATGAAACAGAGGAATGAGAAAGTAATTGTTTATCATTTCAATATGGTGAAGTAAAATGACAGAACACTAAAAAACTCTGTCTGCTCCCTTctggcttcctgctgctgaCCTCCAAACCTATCTTTCAGTGAGTGAGCGTCCTCATTTAAACTAATGGCTTTGTCATGCACCTGAAGTAAAGGAACTGAGAAACACTCAGCTGAATGGACTCAGCAAGTAGTGAGTTTTCAACTCCCTCACTCTGTGAAATTAAGAGTAGTCAGTTCCTTTACGAGCCCAGAATATTCATGTTATGTGTGAACTAGCACATGCTCTTTAATACCTCTTCTGATGTTACTACAGTAATTATATTGTTTCCTCTCGTGTCAGTGAAATCAGTACAatcggggaaaaaaaagaacatatgcaaatgatttcaaaatgaaactgagTGGGTTTTCAATTCTAGATGATACGTTAATGAGACCTCCTGTACTACAATCTATCCAAACAATAAGAACTGAACAGATAGGGAGACTGCTCCAACTGCAGCAGATCAGATGACTGGCTTCATACTTTGACTCagaactaaaaaacaaaaatttcatcTAGAAGCTGCAAAGTGCAAAGGGTTAGTGAATCCCAGAGCAACTCAACCTCCCAGTTATGACCTTGGCCACGTACACCTCACCTTAGCCTGATGTGCTAACATTTCAGTCATTCTCCTTGAAATATGCCTTCCCCTTAGATGtgtaaaatggaaacaaaaaaatcttttcttctgataGGATTTCTAATTTCTCCCCctcaaagaaatgttttcccttctgtgaTGAGAGTCACAAAAGTGTTTATTTGATATGAATGACTCAATAAACATAAGAAGTAAAGTCTGTGTGTCCTTACAGGTTGCATATTACAGGTTGTACTgtaataagagaaaaaaaacagtccaAGCtaagtcaaaataaataaatgaacactAGGAGATACTTTTCTAGGTGGAAGCTTCTTGCATGCTGGTCAGCCCTTGTTTATTTGTAAAACTGGTCTGCTAGTGCAGTAGCAAATAGATATATTCCCCTATGAAATCCACTATCTGTAGGACACTCAGGAACAGGCAACTGGGTTAAGCCCATAGACACTTTGTCACCCAGTTCATAAGGAACTTCAGTTGTTTGAGTCTGATCTTGGCAGGCAAAACTGGTTAGGAGCAGacttgttttaaacaaaagaagaaaggttgATTGATCTACGCTGCCCAAACCTTCTGAGTTCCATAACCTTTTGCAACATAGTTATAGAACAAGTCATGCTAGCATGCAAGTCACtgcagagagaaatgagaattcAGTGGTCTTCTGCCATATGCCTGGTAAATAGCTTTGCTGTAGCTGAGCTTTACTAGATGTAATTGATTActatgcatgcacacatacacataccTCTTAGAATTGTATAAACAatcatttatttgaaattaaaataccTCTATATATATTTGCATGGTCTGCAAACACCAGTCTTTTGTGCTTTGTTCACGGttcctgttttaaaaagatatcATTATGTGAAGTACGTACGTCATGAACTGTACTAGCAGTAAGGAGAACAAAAATTACAAGTCCGATTTCCTCTTCACATGTCTAAACACAAGATCTACTGATTTTTGCAACTAATGCATACTTTTTGTAAATTGAGAGTTATTCACATTATTTTCCTGTACATTTAAATAGGTTATACCATGTCAGTATTTCACtagaatgttattttttaaggaaGGAGTATGTTCTCTACTCATATTCATCTCTCTCAATATCATCAAAACGTGAAATACTTTGAATGTTCTTTCTAAAACTGATTGCCTCCCCGTTCCCTGTCTCAGAGCACTTCCTCAGCTACATAAATTGGTGATGCCACTGGGTTTAGCtaccttgaagaaaaaaaattaaccataTCAGGAAGTTTGACTGAAGTTAAATGCTCCCAGGCTGATCAATGGCCAGCATGGTCTATCAAACAATTTGTAACTCCAGTGACAATACATCATTTGATATATGACAACTGGCAGACCTCTTCTATTAACAGGAGCTTTCTAATTAATGAACGCAAAACAAATCCTCAGAGGGGTTAGATGGGAGCACACTGTACAGTTTGAATTTCTTCAGCATATTTTCACTGTACaatgccttttaaaatgttcaggtttcatttcaaaaggggagaaaagaaaagatatatCTAAAGAATACCATTTCATATATAATTTCCTGCAAGGAATGAAACTTAGTGGTACTACACAATACCACCAATATTTGctaaaaaataccaaaaataaggggaaaaatgacaggaaataaataattaacaaGTGAGTAAATGGGCAATAGCAAAAATGCATAACAGTACAGAGATTGTGCTTGCAAGACAAGGATGCTGTGGAACAGCTACACAAAAGCCGGGGttgaggaagggagagaaggggaaCCGCCTGAAGTCAAAGTTGTTATAGTGCAGCTGCAAACAGCTGGTTTATCCTGCTTGGTTTTGCTGATAAAAATCTGCCATCCTGAACAAATCACAGATAAAATTTATTACCATTAAATCAATCATTTATTAAGAAGGAAAGTGTGTTTTCTCAGTGTGGTTAGTGAATAGCTGAACTAGCACAGCTGATTTTATGCAAGTCTATTTTTTCTATCAGCTGTACTCTAGGCTCTGAGTGCTTCAGTGTATACAGAACTGCCAGGTTAGGCCAGAGGATCGTCATCTGTTCAAAAGCTATCACTGTGACAGTTTTGAAGGAATTGATTTTATTggttgtgaggttttttttttccccccaaaaagcaAAACCTAAGCTGATAGCATTTTACAGTAAATCAGATTTATCATTACTTCACAGAATCGTTAATAATTATTATGCCTGCAATTCTTAAAATCTCTCTTAACTTGCAGCTGCTTGCCTGGCTGGAAGCAGCATAACATAAGCAGACAGATACTAGGACAGCTCTGACCTCTTTCAACTACTTTCTTAAAATTTCATTACTCTCGCAAAAGACCTATGGAAAAATGACAGAAACGCTTTCAGAGATTCCTGGGCACATGTGAACAATCCCCATCCCAGCAACTCAGACGCTGAGCAGTTTGATTACAAAAGAACAGTAAAAGTGTGTTCACAACgagctttgttttcaaaaggagGGGAAATTTTAAGTTAATGAACTGTACAATTaacatttccttcattttcaacTCCTCTGACCATTGCTGTTCTATTCCCCCACGCACACTTAGCAGCCTTGACCTCTTTTGCTAAACCATCATAACTAGCATGTGCTGAGTTTTTCCAAGGGAATGTACCCTGGATTACTACTTTTAATGACTCTTACTTGGAGAAGGTTTAAGAACAAACTTAACACCATAGCTGAAGCAGAGCCGCTACTTGCACAGTAACTCAGCTAATGCTAGTCTGCCAGCTACAATTTCAAGGTACCTATCAGGACACTGCTATGAATAAAAACCATGATCAAAAGCAGTTGTAGCAAATTAACAGATCAATATGATGGAAAAGGTGCTACAAGAAGGATGTGATGATGAAAGGACTGGCACAATAGAGAAGTGCTACAAAGGAAGGGAATTAGATTGCTCACCTGCATCAAAAGATTCTAGGTTCAcaggggaaagcttcaccaaggagggatGTCCAGTCAGAAATCCTTCCCCAGTAGGGGGTCAGCCCTTCAGTagggtctaagagaggtgcaaCCAGTCTCCACCCCTTCTGTTCACACcgctgaattgccttcacctgtgctcccaaggctgacctggtcctttccccaggtgctcaatcagtggttcaggctgggACTCAACAACTCCCATACAGTCATTCGTCTGCCAACTCACTTTGTCCGCTTACAGAAGGCTGAGCAAGGgtaaattagaaatgaaatcttATTAGATAGCAGATTACATTGGTACAGTGGAGTGTGTTACAGCTCCCTCACTGAGACAAAGCATGTCAGATACTAATCTGATGGATTGATCTTAGACAGAAGGCAAAGGCAAAGACAGCTCTCGAGTTCATTGCAGCCACTTTCATTTGAACTGATACTAGTGAGCCAGACAAGAAAGCTGACACAAGAAGTGCTTGGTGACATGAGTAGCACCTTCCTCTGCTACTCACAGGTAATAAAATCACTGTGCCTTCCTCAGTTCACTTGAACAGAAAAGAGGGTGATCTGGTCTGAAAAAGGGCGAAGCtagaaaacacacaaatactCCTGCAAAATGGGGTGGAGGTAAACCAAGTATTAGTTTGTCATATCAGTGGAATTTAGTTTATTGCCATCAGTAATGGATATCCTACCTGAATGTAAATGGGTATGATTCGGTACAAACACTTCAATAGATGAAAGATGtatggaaaatgtgaaataatgaGAAGCAAAACAAGGGAAAGTGACCTGCTATGAAAAGGATATCTGAGATAtgattgttttaaagaaattttcacaaagaaatgtATGCTTCCAGCATCAGTTCCCTTTTGGCTCTGAAGCCACTACTGATGTATGAGATGCCTGAAGAAACTAttgtaaaaagagaaaggggtggtagagaaggaggaggacgaaagaaaaaagatgacaaataaaaaatacaatcaGACTGTACAAAAAGCTCTCAGAGACAAAGcagtcaaaacaaaaaaaaaagaccaccaCTAGGAGAAGCTCTTTGAACAAGCAGGTTGTATTGAAGAGGACAGCAACAGCAGCCTTGCTAAAGAACCACAAACCATTCATTGTTAAGCAGTCTCTTCCTTTTGTGAAGCAAAAGGAAGGTAGCAGTGAGAAGGTATTCCACTTACTGACTTCAGACATGCTGCTCAAATGGGAATTGGCTCCTACACAATTGtgtaggaaaaagagaagagaggcaGCCCAGTATGGGCCTCCTCAAAATCTGAAATGAATCCCAAACATAATCTAGACATTGTGGTGTACAGATCCTACCATTACAACATTAAATAAAACGTAAACACAGAGGAATTCTGGTTTTTCTGCTCCTCTTTATAATGTAGCTGCTCTATTTAAAATGGTGCCATTCCACAATATGCCAATAGGCCAGAATCTTCTGCTGTGTCAAGGGAGCAGACAAATTTGTATGGACAGCAGGCCTGCTGGTACTGAAGCAGTTAAAAGGCATATCAGGTAAATGGGGCTCAACAATTAGTGCAGCTCTCACAAATCATCACACTGTCAATTTTGATTGATGAGTCTGTAAACATAGGAAAATCACAGTTTTGGCATAGAAACATAACTGCTCCTATCATCTCTTTTCAGACTAATTAAACAAGTACTCTTTGTATCAAAATGTTTACTATAAGGCAAATTGAGTATACTGAATATATGAAGTTCACTAAAATTAACAGATTTgctatctttttatttctctcaacagcaacaacaacaaaaaccaacaaaaaatattaGTTTAGACCCATCTAatcaaaaccaaccaaccaaaaaaaaaaaattgttttctcagagaaatgaaaatcaaatcattttgcattactggaaatattttgtacTACCCATTTCAATTTTAGAaggtttactttttttcccccccaattTATCATTAAATTACAAAATAGACTTCAGGCCaatttcaaaacacagcttCCATTTAGATTGAGTAACTGTTTACAGGGAATGCTCGGGaagaagattttgtttttctacctCTTTGCTTCTGCCTCAAAGGCTATGTTGAACTCAACATCATTGATTTTCAGATAgggtaaacttttttttttttttgtcagtgagtAAGCCATATTTATGCAAAAATGCTCCACTACATTTCTTGAGAAGCAGACAGGCATTATAAAGAATTACTTCTGGTCTACATTTACCTCTCTCATGCTGTGATCAGATTCCATTATTTTACATACCAAATTCCACTGAGGTTATTACATGAAGTCAAAGAACATAAGAGAACCCAACTGGAATGTATTTCTAACAGGACTGCTCTATGGCTGTAGGGCTAACGGTTTCCATCTTTTCACTCTCCTCTTGGACATTAGTAGCAACGGCCAAGTTAGCACCAGACCATGTCCTAACATTCACCATTGTAGATATTACAACAGCTCATTTATGCCAACACAAACCTAGATTATTCCCTACCACTTTCATAAGGATATATAAACCCAAATTTTGCCTTGGGAATGGATACCACTCAACATATCACTACATCTGTTGTGCTAACTTTCAATATTGCTTCTATAACTCTCTCTAAGAGACATCCTACAAGAGCTTCTCTAAGTGTCTCATACTTCCATAAAGATCCAAATCCTATTAGACAGATGCAATCACTTAATGGGGAGTGAGTTCCTCAGAAAGtcctaaaaataatttacacaCATAAATATGCAAATGGCATTTATGTTTCAAAGTGTTGAATGAAATTCCCCTTTTCAAGAATGACTGACATAATACAGTGTTTTATCTGTTATTCAAAACAATTCATTTAGTGAAATTTAATCTCTAGTCAAAGGCATAACATGCAAAAGAACACAATTAACAAACTAAAGACTCAGTGAAATGTTTGATTTGTAATGAACACCCCAGCACATTACCTTACTCATCACAACTCACTGCAGCCAGACCttgttgctgtgctgtttgAATTCAACATTAAGCTACTAGACATTAATCACTGCATTTACCACTTTAATGAGCTTTTAGAATTATCCTACTGAAAATCAGCAGTTACTGAAGCTACAGAGAAAagcatattaaaagaaaaaaagaaaaaaaaaaaaaaagtgtgctgTTTGGTAGTCTCCCTCTTCCTTTTACCTGACTCTTACTACTTCTGAATGACAGATCAGGAGAGGACTGAGCTTCCAGAGTCGTTGGGTCGCTGGCCTCGTAGCTCTCAGGCAGTACTATCCTGCatgctgcaaaagaaaaaataaaataaaataaaataaaataaaataaaataaaataaaataaaataaatggtttagcagtgctgtgtgccgtGAAATCCACTGCAAAGAGCCCCAGCAAGTCCTCGCTAGTTCTCAGACGTGCTTGTTGTGCCATCTAGTGACAGACGCTTCTTCCATTCTGCACATCTCTTTTCCTGCCCCTTCCTTACTCCCATATCAGTAAGCCACACTTCTGATAAGATGAACAAAACATACACACACGACAGGagcaagaaaactgaaatgcctACAGCCACACCATCACAAGTACTGCGcctaattttatctttttaactTATTTACACTGTCACTCCTCTCTACATACTTCCTTCCATCCAAGCTCAGATctcactgcccttctctatcTCTTCGGCTCTTGCCAGCTTCCCAGAGGCACCTGTACGTATGGAGGATTCCTTCACTGGCTCAGTGTGTTACAGCTCACTGGCCCCAGCAGAGGTCCAAACAAAAGGAGCAGGTAACAACAAAGGGGCAGGTATTTGGTTCTACCTGAGTTTGAACAAGGCACAAGCTTGTCCCAGTGCTAGaacagtagaatcatagaatcaccaaggttggaaaaggcctccaagatcatctagtctaaccatgCCCACTGGTCATCTCCCTCATTGCCAAATATCTACCTTCCTTGAATACCTCCCAGGGACAGTGaatcaaccacctccctgggcagtccattccgGCATCTGACCTCTCTTTTGGAtaaggaatttttcctaatatccaaccttaACCTCCCCCGGTGCAACTTGAAGCTATTCCTCCTAGTCCTATCCccagttacatgggagaagaggccaaacaaCACCTCGACACAATGTCTTTTCAGGGGGTTGTAGAGAGCTGCAAGGTctcccctgtgcctcctcctctccatactgaacagtcccagctcctttagccactcctcataagcCCTGTGCTCTTGaccccttcacagcttcattgtccttctctggacacactccgGGGCCTCAAcgcctttcttgtagtgaggagcacaaaatggaacacagtacttgaggtgcagcctcaccagggctgagtacaggggaattattacctgcctgctcctgctgacaacACAATTTCTTATACAAGCTGGAAcgtcattggccttcttggccacctggccacactgctggctcacatttaACCGACTGTCagccaacacccccaggtccatttcttccacacagtcttccagccactctgccccaagcctatatGCTGCCTGAGGTTATTGTGGCCaaggtgcaggacctggcaGTTGGTgttgctgaacttcatcccattggaCTCAGCCCAGCAATCAGCCTGTCCcgatccctctgaagggcatTCCTACTgccaggcagatcgacacttcctcccaacttgcTAT
This genomic interval carries:
- the TRH gene encoding thyrotropin releasing hormone isoform X2, with amino-acid sequence MFQSPLSRSRQFPPELSENMGRSSLDDILQRSGSHMLQSVLKKVEKKEEMNKELNMPLPQWLSKRQHPGKRYISDPEKRQHPGKRDVEEKASFGDIQKRQHLGKTEVEGYLVNYLELKKRQHPGRRSLWDQSTDISSSQLTYLNELSKRQHPGRRYLMYKHQHPSKRGWNDELDLSDQNWEKHQQFGNRDRDSDSPDYTGPCDLQQSAICNKDSLLLDLAEKFSKEGVEEKHQHPGRRSAWENETEE
- the TRH gene encoding thyrotropin releasing hormone isoform X1 encodes the protein MPSIQLPVLLLCLTLSGVCLNGRQFPPELSENMGRSSLDDILQRSGSHMLQSVLKKVEKKEEMNKELNMPLPQWLSKRQHPGKRYISDPEKRQHPGKRDVEEKASFGDIQKRQHLGKTEVEGYLVNYLELKKRQHPGRRSLWDQSTDISSSQLTYLNELSKRQHPGRRYLMYKHQHPSKRGWNDELDLSDQNWEKHQQFGNRDRDSDSPDYTGPCDLQQSAICNKDSLLLDLAEKFSKEGVEEKHQHPGRRSAWENETEE
- the TRH gene encoding thyrotropin releasing hormone isoform X3 translates to MGRSSLDDILQRSGSHMLQSVLKKVEKKEEMNKELNMPLPQWLSKRQHPGKRYISDPEKRQHPGKRDVEEKASFGDIQKRQHLGKTEVEGYLVNYLELKKRQHPGRRSLWDQSTDISSSQLTYLNELSKRQHPGRRYLMYKHQHPSKRGWNDELDLSDQNWEKHQQFGNRDRDSDSPDYTGPCDLQQSAICNKDSLLLDLAEKFSKEGVEEKHQHPGRRSAWENETEE